From a region of the Thermomonas sp. HDW16 genome:
- a CDS encoding Maf family nucleotide pyrophosphatase, whose amino-acid sequence MLHLASRSPRRAELLARLGLDFGVIDLDIPEQQGASEAAFEYVRRVAREKAGAGLLEVVAVPDAAVLGADTEVILDGRVFGKPADAAAAVEMLRALSGRTHEVITAVSLVSAGREAQAVSTSQVKVTLLSDAEIAAYIDSGEWEGKAGAYAIQGRFQAYIEYLSGSYSGVMGLPLFETSRLLKQFGLLA is encoded by the coding sequence ATGCTGCATCTTGCCTCGCGCTCGCCGCGCCGCGCCGAACTGCTGGCCCGCCTGGGCCTCGATTTCGGCGTCATCGACCTCGACATCCCCGAACAACAGGGCGCGTCCGAAGCCGCCTTCGAATACGTGCGCCGAGTGGCGCGCGAAAAAGCCGGCGCCGGCCTGCTGGAGGTCGTCGCCGTGCCCGATGCCGCGGTGCTCGGGGCGGATACCGAAGTGATCCTCGACGGTCGCGTGTTCGGCAAGCCGGCCGATGCCGCCGCTGCGGTCGAGATGCTGCGCGCGCTGTCCGGCCGCACGCACGAAGTGATCACCGCGGTCTCGCTGGTCTCGGCCGGTCGTGAAGCCCAGGCGGTCTCCACCTCGCAGGTGAAAGTGACGTTACTGTCCGATGCCGAGATCGCCGCCTACATCGACAGTGGCGAGTGGGAGGGCAAGGCCGGCGCGTATGCGATCCAGGGCCGCTTCCAGGCCTATATCGAATACCTGTCCGGCAGCTACAGCGGAGTGATGGGCCTGCCGTTGTTCGAGACCTCGCGATTGTTGAAGCAGTTCGGGTTGCTCGCATGA
- the rng gene encoding ribonuclease G, with translation MSEELLVNVTPRETRVAVVENGMLQELHIERGSQRGVVGNIYKGKVQRVMPGMQAAFVDIGLERAAFLHANDIFRSTQLDAGESDDAPTSAPMQVQIPITELLRDGAEIVVQVVKDPIGSKGARLTTQISIPSRYMVLLPRSKVLGISARIEDEDERARLKALMTELAPSGGTHGYIVRTNAEGQAAEALAEDIAYLGRAWKLVEENSATANVGSCVYEDLSLPLRAVRDLIRRDVEKVKVDSRETCERLRDFAAQYMPELAEKIEHYSGARPIFDLYGVEDEIGRALEKEVPLKSGGYLVIDQTEAMTTVDVNTGSFLGQRNLEETVYRTNLEAAQAVARQLRLRNLGGIIIIDFIDMVDAEHRRQVLRTLEKQLARDHAKTTVYDFSPLGLVEMTRKRTVESLQRQLSEPCHECSGRGTVKTAETVTYEIFREIVRAVRQFDAARLLVIASPKVVGRITDEESNAVAELEEFLGKSIRFQADAQYMQEQFDVVLL, from the coding sequence ATGAGTGAGGAACTGCTGGTCAACGTGACCCCGCGCGAAACCCGCGTGGCGGTGGTCGAGAACGGCATGCTGCAGGAGCTGCACATCGAGCGCGGCAGCCAACGCGGCGTGGTCGGCAATATTTACAAGGGCAAGGTGCAGCGGGTGATGCCCGGCATGCAGGCGGCGTTCGTGGACATCGGCTTGGAACGTGCGGCCTTCCTGCATGCCAACGACATCTTCCGCAGTACCCAGCTGGATGCCGGCGAAAGCGACGACGCGCCGACCAGCGCACCGATGCAGGTACAGATCCCGATCACCGAATTGCTTCGCGATGGCGCCGAGATCGTGGTGCAGGTGGTCAAGGATCCGATCGGCAGCAAGGGCGCGCGGCTGACCACCCAGATCAGCATTCCCTCGCGCTACATGGTGCTGCTGCCGCGTTCGAAGGTGTTGGGTATTTCCGCGCGTATCGAGGACGAGGACGAACGCGCGCGGCTGAAGGCGCTGATGACCGAATTGGCACCGTCCGGCGGTACCCACGGCTACATCGTGCGCACCAACGCGGAAGGCCAGGCGGCCGAGGCCTTGGCCGAGGACATCGCCTACCTCGGTCGTGCGTGGAAGCTGGTCGAGGAAAATTCCGCCACGGCGAACGTCGGCAGCTGCGTGTACGAAGACCTGAGCCTGCCGCTGCGCGCGGTGCGCGACCTGATCCGCCGCGACGTGGAGAAGGTCAAGGTCGATTCGCGCGAAACCTGCGAGCGGTTGCGCGATTTCGCCGCGCAATACATGCCGGAACTGGCCGAGAAGATCGAGCATTACAGCGGCGCGCGCCCGATCTTCGACCTGTACGGGGTCGAGGACGAAATCGGCCGCGCGCTGGAAAAGGAAGTGCCGCTGAAATCCGGCGGCTACCTGGTGATCGACCAGACCGAGGCGATGACCACTGTCGACGTGAACACCGGCAGCTTCCTCGGCCAGCGCAACCTCGAGGAGACGGTATATCGCACCAACCTCGAGGCCGCGCAGGCGGTGGCGCGCCAGCTGCGGCTGCGCAACCTGGGCGGCATCATCATCATCGACTTCATCGACATGGTCGATGCCGAGCACCGCCGGCAGGTGCTGCGCACGCTGGAAAAACAACTTGCGCGCGACCACGCCAAGACCACGGTGTACGACTTCTCGCCGCTGGGCCTTGTCGAGATGACCCGCAAGCGCACGGTCGAATCGTTGCAACGCCAGCTCAGCGAGCCCTGCCACGAATGCAGCGGGCGCGGCACGGTCAAGACCGCGGAAACCGTCACCTACGAAATCTTCCGCGAGATCGTCCGCGCGGTGCGCCAGTTCGACGCGGCGCGGCTGCTGGTGATCGCCTCGCCGAAGGTGGTCGGGCGCATCACCGACGAAGAGTCGAACGCGGTCGCGGAGCTGGAGGAGTTCCTCGGCAAGTCGATCCGCTTCCAGGCGGACGCGCAATACATGCAGGAGCAGTTCGATGTCGTGCTGCTCTGA
- a CDS encoding DUF4870 domain-containing protein: protein MEQNETTTPPPVPPSAPSSGIPQDERQWAMFAHLSALLGGLLTSGWAGSVGCFIGPLIIWLVKKDTMPFVDDQGKEALNFNITVGIVFLVLFLLSIMTLGLGLIITVPLMVIVGLAWLVLTIIAAVKANEGVAYRYPFTLRLIK from the coding sequence ATGGAACAGAACGAGACCACCACGCCACCGCCCGTGCCGCCGTCGGCACCCTCGTCTGGAATCCCGCAGGACGAGCGGCAATGGGCGATGTTCGCGCACCTGTCGGCCTTGCTGGGCGGCTTGTTGACATCAGGTTGGGCGGGCAGCGTCGGCTGCTTCATCGGCCCGCTGATCATCTGGCTGGTCAAGAAGGACACGATGCCCTTCGTCGACGACCAAGGCAAGGAAGCGCTGAATTTCAACATCACCGTCGGCATCGTGTTCCTGGTGTTGTTCCTGCTGTCAATCATGACGCTTGGTCTTGGCCTGATCATCACCGTGCCATTGATGGTCATCGTCGGCCTGGCATGGCTGGTCTTGACCATCATCGCCGCGGTGAAGGCGAACGAAGGCGTTGCGTATCGTTATCCGTTCACCCTGCGCTTGATCAAGTAA
- a CDS encoding SIMPL domain-containing protein, with the protein MMFRPLVLATVLALGIPMTACAQPQSPAGYAMPADGTLLSVSASADAKRVPDVATISTGVVTQAADANAAMRANAAQMDKVMAAIRKAGIAERDIQTSGINLNPNYKYVENAPPAIVGYQASNNVNVKVRDLSKLGKVLDTFVEQGANQINGPSFEVDKPDEAYDEARIAAIKKAQARAQTYADALGLKVRRIVSISEGGASFPRPMPMMRAMAADAGFAKETSVSPGESTLSANIEVVFELGR; encoded by the coding sequence ATGATGTTCCGCCCGCTCGTCCTCGCCACCGTCCTTGCCCTCGGGATTCCCATGACCGCCTGCGCCCAGCCCCAATCCCCTGCCGGTTACGCGATGCCCGCCGACGGCACCCTGCTCTCCGTGTCCGCATCCGCAGACGCCAAGCGCGTGCCGGACGTCGCCACCATTTCCACCGGCGTGGTCACCCAGGCCGCCGACGCCAATGCGGCGATGCGCGCCAATGCCGCGCAGATGGACAAGGTGATGGCCGCGATCCGCAAGGCCGGCATCGCCGAACGCGACATCCAGACCAGCGGGATCAACCTCAACCCGAACTACAAATACGTGGAGAACGCACCGCCAGCCATCGTTGGCTACCAGGCCAGCAACAACGTCAACGTGAAGGTGCGCGACCTGTCCAAGCTCGGCAAGGTGCTGGATACCTTCGTCGAACAGGGCGCCAACCAGATCAACGGCCCTAGCTTCGAGGTCGACAAGCCGGACGAGGCCTATGACGAGGCGCGCATCGCCGCGATCAAGAAAGCGCAGGCGCGCGCGCAGACCTATGCCGATGCGCTGGGCCTGAAGGTGCGCCGGATCGTCAGCATCAGCGAGGGCGGCGCGAGCTTCCCGCGGCCGATGCCGATGATGCGCGCGATGGCCGCGGACGCCGGTTTCGCCAAGGAAACATCGGTGTCGCCGGGCGAGAGCACGCTGTCGGCGAACATCGAAGTGGTGTTCGAACTCGGCCGCTGA
- the tldD gene encoding metalloprotease TldD — translation MTALAIAESRLLAPTGLDLDSLQRAFGSLLGPGIDFGDLYFQHSRRESWSMEDGIVKDGAHAIEQGVGVRAISGEKTGFAYSDDLDAQALIASAHSARAIARDGREHGAQALQRRGGRQLYPALDPVDALGNEAKVAVLRRVDGLLRALDPRVQQVMVSLSGAVDTVLVARTDGVLAGDVRPLVRMNVQVIVEQNGRRESGYAGFGGRYSYEELLAEDKPEKFAREALRQALVNLEAIDAPAGVMPVVLGAGWPGVLLHEAVGHGLEGDFNRKGTSTYAGRIGQRVAAKGVTIVDDGTLDGRRGSLNIDDEGTPTNCTTLIEDGVLVGYMQDTLNARLMGMAPTGNGRRESFAHLVMPRMTNTYMRAGTHDPQEMIRSVKRGLYAVNFGGGQVDITSGKYVFSATEAYLIEDGKITAPVKGATLIGNGPETMQKVAMIGFDMALDDGVGVCGKDGQSVPVGVGQPSLLISELTVGGTKAG, via the coding sequence ATGACTGCACTCGCTATCGCCGAATCCCGCCTGCTGGCGCCTACCGGACTCGACCTGGACAGCCTGCAGCGCGCCTTCGGCAGCCTGCTGGGCCCCGGCATCGACTTCGGCGACCTGTATTTCCAGCATTCGCGCCGCGAGAGCTGGAGCATGGAGGACGGCATCGTCAAGGACGGCGCGCATGCCATCGAGCAAGGCGTGGGCGTGCGCGCAATCTCCGGCGAGAAGACCGGCTTCGCCTATTCGGATGACCTGGACGCGCAAGCGTTGATCGCTTCCGCGCACTCGGCGCGAGCGATTGCCCGCGATGGCCGCGAACATGGCGCACAAGCCCTGCAGCGCCGTGGCGGACGCCAGTTGTATCCGGCGCTGGATCCGGTCGATGCGCTTGGCAACGAAGCCAAGGTCGCGGTGCTGCGTCGCGTCGACGGGTTGCTGCGCGCACTGGATCCGCGCGTACAGCAGGTGATGGTGAGCTTGTCCGGTGCGGTGGACACAGTGCTGGTGGCGCGCACGGATGGCGTGCTGGCCGGCGACGTGCGCCCGCTGGTGCGGATGAACGTGCAGGTGATCGTGGAGCAGAACGGCCGCCGCGAATCCGGTTACGCGGGTTTTGGCGGACGCTATTCGTACGAAGAATTGCTGGCCGAAGACAAGCCGGAAAAATTCGCGCGCGAGGCGCTGCGCCAGGCGCTGGTGAACCTCGAGGCCATCGACGCGCCCGCAGGGGTAATGCCGGTGGTGCTGGGCGCGGGTTGGCCGGGCGTGCTGCTGCACGAGGCCGTCGGCCACGGGCTGGAAGGCGACTTCAACCGCAAGGGCACCAGCACCTATGCCGGCCGCATCGGCCAGCGGGTGGCGGCCAAGGGCGTGACGATTGTGGATGACGGCACGCTGGACGGCCGTCGCGGCTCGCTCAATATCGATGACGAAGGCACGCCGACCAACTGCACCACGTTGATCGAGGACGGCGTGCTGGTCGGCTACATGCAGGACACGCTCAACGCGCGGCTGATGGGGATGGCGCCGACTGGCAACGGCCGCCGTGAATCGTTCGCGCACCTGGTGATGCCGCGCATGACCAATACCTACATGCGCGCCGGCACGCACGATCCGCAGGAGATGATCCGTTCGGTGAAGCGCGGCCTATACGCGGTGAACTTCGGCGGCGGCCAGGTCGACATCACCAGCGGCAAGTACGTATTCAGCGCCACCGAGGCCTACCTGATCGAAGATGGCAAGATCACCGCGCCGGTGAAGGGCGCCACGTTGATCGGCAATGGCCCGGAGACCATGCAGAAGGTGGCGATGATCGGCTTTGATATGGCGCTGGACGATGGCGTGGGCGTCTGCGGCAAGGACGGGCAGTCGGTGCCGGTGGGCGTCGGGCAGCCTTCGCTGCTGATCTCGGAACTGACGGTCGGCGGAACGAAGGCGGGCTGA
- the pmbA gene encoding metalloprotease PmbA, which produces MNSSAIDIAPVADDSQARLQRLSGIAEQLLAQARAAGASQAEVSCNEDAGLAINVRMGEVETVEATRDRGIAVTVYFGQRKGSASTADLRESSLEATVAQACAIAKFTEDDAAAGLADADLMATTQREFDGWHPWDIDAQQAIDLALACEQAGRDSDARIANSDGASVNTNASISVYANSHGFLGGERGTSHSIGCALIAGEGDAMQRDSWYSVALAQSDLERAEAIGRKAAQRTLERLEPRQLPTGEVPVLFAAEMARSLVGHYLGAVSGGALYRKASFLLDSAGTRVFPEWFGIDELPFLPRGFRSAAFDGEGVATRESPLVRDGIVQRYVLGSYSARKLGLQTTANAGGVHNLQVHANAGDLESMLRGMGRGLLVTELMGQGVNAITGDYSRGAAGFWIEDGRIAYPVDGITIAGNLKQVFGAIEAVGTDVDPRSHIRTGSILVGRMTVAGSG; this is translated from the coding sequence TTGAACAGCTCCGCCATCGATATCGCCCCCGTTGCCGACGACAGCCAGGCCCGTCTGCAGCGCCTGTCCGGGATCGCCGAGCAACTGCTGGCACAGGCGCGTGCCGCCGGCGCCAGCCAGGCCGAAGTCAGCTGCAACGAGGACGCCGGTCTTGCGATCAACGTGCGCATGGGCGAGGTGGAGACGGTGGAAGCCACCCGCGACCGCGGGATCGCGGTGACCGTGTATTTCGGCCAGCGCAAGGGCAGTGCCAGCACCGCCGACCTGCGCGAGTCCAGCCTCGAAGCCACGGTGGCCCAAGCCTGCGCTATCGCAAAATTCACCGAGGATGATGCCGCCGCTGGTCTGGCCGATGCCGATTTGATGGCGACCACCCAGCGCGAATTCGACGGCTGGCATCCGTGGGATATCGATGCGCAGCAGGCCATCGACCTGGCCCTGGCCTGCGAGCAGGCCGGGCGCGACAGCGATGCGCGCATCGCCAATTCCGATGGCGCTTCAGTCAATACCAATGCTTCGATCAGCGTGTACGCCAATTCGCACGGCTTCCTCGGCGGCGAGCGCGGCACTTCGCACAGCATCGGTTGCGCGCTGATCGCCGGCGAAGGCGATGCCATGCAGCGCGACAGCTGGTACAGCGTGGCGCTTGCGCAGTCCGACCTGGAGCGGGCGGAAGCGATCGGTCGCAAAGCCGCGCAGCGCACGCTGGAACGGCTGGAGCCGCGCCAGCTGCCGACCGGCGAAGTGCCAGTGCTTTTCGCCGCGGAAATGGCGCGTTCGCTGGTCGGGCATTACCTCGGCGCGGTGTCCGGCGGTGCGTTGTATCGCAAGGCCAGCTTCCTGCTCGACAGTGCCGGCACTCGGGTGTTCCCGGAATGGTTCGGCATCGACGAGCTGCCGTTCCTGCCGCGCGGCTTCCGTTCCGCCGCGTTCGATGGCGAAGGCGTGGCCACCCGCGAATCGCCACTGGTGCGCGACGGTATCGTCCAGCGCTATGTGCTGGGTAGCTACTCGGCGCGCAAACTCGGGTTGCAGACCACCGCAAATGCGGGCGGTGTCCACAACCTGCAGGTGCATGCGAATGCGGGTGATCTTGAATCGATGCTGCGCGGCATGGGTCGCGGCCTGCTGGTCACCGAGTTGATGGGGCAGGGCGTGAATGCGATCACCGGCGATTATTCGCGCGGTGCCGCCGGGTTCTGGATCGAGGATGGGCGCATCGCCTATCCGGTGGACGGCATCACCATCGCCGGCAACCTGAAGCAGGTGTTCGGCGCTATTGAAGCCGTTGGCACCGATGTGGATCCGCGTTCGCATATCCGCACCGGTTCGATCCTGGTCGGCAGGATGACGGTGGCCGGCAGCGGTTGA
- a CDS encoding YhdP family protein, with product MTTPLRRRLRLCRRGAWYALAALLVLLAIGNGIGSQLLPMVERNPDKIADWLSQRAQRKVAFDHLDTEWTRRGPLLRLDNLRIGDAANPLRIGDAEILVAQYAGLLPGRSFTELRVRGLDLTLQRDAAGRWNVRGLPGQQQAVGDPFATLERLGELQVSEARLHVLAPELRIDMTLPRIDLRMRVDGPRIRGGARAWLRKDTTPFEMALDFDRGSGNGRMYAGTRRADLGELVQTVRVAGISPVSGRGRVQAWAGLEANRVVSLHADTALDGVVLRGTALPGDAAAPTLDLGIVNMDARWAGNTRQWQASAGRLRIGNGKHGQVLDGIAVAGGERYGLRVKRIDASPLLALLALSDRVSPQLRHWLHASSAGVVLEDVDVAGARGGRLRVGAGLRGLHFAPVGNSPGLRGVDAQLQGDADGMRLKFDPRATAAFDWPAGFGVVHEVALDGEVALWRDGAGWSVQTPGLSIVGKQLDVQARGGIGFSDDGGRPRLDLAADIGEAPVSLARQFWVHHLMSKTTVDWLNAALQGGRLRDVHAVVAGDLDDWPFRTENGHAGAGKFRVDAKIVDGLLKFQPDWPPMAAVDADVRFEADGFTIAGKGRLAGVPVAMFKAGIPRFGRAELSVDAEAVGNAKDFLAMLRQSPLHKDYGETLDNLQVAGPASADFHMLLPFHHDAGAQMHMHGKVDLAGASMREERWKLAFDNVRGQARYDNGGFSADGLQVQHDGAPGVLSLRAGPHVRDPKQAFEAELQANIGIDALLDKAGNLGWLKPYLGGRSAWTVAVAIPRGAAQTTPPTRLRLRSNLAGTAIDLPEPVRKPAAQAMAATVDVDLPMDRGEVSVELGNLLSLRSRSNGQQTGVRVQLGGDTAAAPPASGLTVGGRVDRLDALDWIGVVSGGHGDTSLPLRRIEVDAKRLRLLGSDFADARLVLAPAARGTAVQVQGAGIAGSLLVPNQDGATVAGRFDRLYWKFPATSPASAQPQVANAGAAAFDPANIPPMLFEVGELRIGDAVLGSARFRSTPIAGGMRMDEFASNGAKQRLNASGTWIGSGNASRTQLRLDVDSDAFGALLSGLGFGGQLAGGKGRLDMDATWRGGPEAFDPVAMEASVVLDARDGRLLEIEPGAGRVLGLLGVAQLPRRLTLDFRDIFDKGFAFDSIKGDVKLAQGVARTDNLAIKGPAADIKVRGSADLRTQRFDQTVDVLPKSGGLLTAVGAIAGGPVGAAVGAVANAVLDKPLQGLGAKTYRVTGPWSSPKVEVTTRNPATRDTPADPPPQG from the coding sequence ATGACCACCCCGCTGCGCCGTCGCCTGCGCCTGTGTCGCCGTGGTGCGTGGTACGCACTCGCCGCGTTGCTGGTGCTGCTTGCCATCGGCAACGGCATCGGCAGCCAGTTGCTGCCGATGGTGGAACGCAACCCGGACAAGATCGCAGACTGGCTGAGCCAGCGTGCGCAGCGCAAGGTCGCGTTCGACCATCTGGACACCGAATGGACGCGGCGCGGCCCGTTGCTGCGTCTGGACAACCTGCGCATCGGCGACGCCGCCAACCCGCTGCGCATCGGCGATGCGGAGATCCTGGTGGCGCAGTACGCCGGTCTGTTGCCTGGGCGCTCGTTCACCGAGCTGCGCGTGCGCGGCTTGGATCTCACCTTGCAGCGCGATGCGGCAGGTCGCTGGAATGTGCGCGGCCTGCCGGGGCAGCAACAAGCGGTAGGCGATCCATTCGCCACGCTGGAGCGGTTGGGCGAATTGCAGGTGTCGGAGGCCCGGCTGCATGTGCTGGCGCCCGAGCTGCGGATCGACATGACCTTGCCGCGCATCGACCTGCGCATGCGCGTGGACGGCCCGCGCATCCGCGGCGGCGCGCGTGCCTGGTTGCGCAAGGACACGACCCCGTTCGAGATGGCATTGGATTTCGACCGCGGCAGCGGCAACGGCCGCATGTATGCGGGGACACGCCGGGCGGATCTCGGTGAACTCGTGCAGACCGTGCGCGTTGCCGGCATTTCGCCCGTGTCCGGGCGCGGGCGCGTGCAGGCCTGGGCCGGACTGGAGGCGAACCGCGTGGTCAGCCTGCATGCCGACACGGCACTCGATGGCGTGGTGCTGCGTGGCACGGCATTGCCTGGCGATGCGGCGGCGCCAACATTGGATCTGGGCATCGTCAACATGGACGCGCGTTGGGCCGGCAACACCCGCCAATGGCAGGCCAGTGCTGGCCGCCTGCGCATCGGCAACGGCAAGCACGGACAAGTCCTCGATGGCATCGCCGTGGCCGGTGGCGAGCGTTACGGCCTGCGTGTGAAGCGCATCGATGCCTCGCCGTTGCTCGCGTTGCTTGCGTTGAGCGATCGCGTGTCGCCGCAGTTGCGTCACTGGCTGCATGCATCGTCCGCCGGCGTCGTGCTTGAGGACGTGGACGTGGCCGGTGCCCGCGGCGGCCGCTTGCGCGTCGGTGCTGGCCTGCGCGGCCTGCATTTCGCGCCGGTCGGCAACAGCCCCGGCTTGCGCGGCGTGGATGCGCAGCTGCAAGGCGATGCAGACGGCATGCGCCTGAAGTTCGATCCGCGTGCGACGGCGGCCTTCGACTGGCCGGCCGGCTTCGGCGTGGTGCACGAGGTCGCGCTGGATGGTGAGGTCGCGCTGTGGCGCGACGGCGCGGGCTGGAGCGTGCAGACGCCGGGCCTGTCCATCGTCGGCAAGCAGTTGGACGTGCAGGCGCGCGGCGGCATCGGTTTTTCGGATGATGGCGGTCGCCCGCGGCTCGATCTCGCCGCCGACATCGGCGAGGCGCCGGTCTCGCTCGCTCGGCAATTCTGGGTGCACCACCTGATGTCGAAAACCACGGTGGATTGGCTCAACGCGGCCTTGCAGGGTGGCCGCCTGCGCGATGTGCATGCGGTGGTGGCGGGCGATCTGGACGATTGGCCGTTCCGCACGGAGAACGGCCATGCCGGCGCCGGCAAGTTCAGGGTCGATGCGAAGATCGTCGATGGCCTGTTGAAATTCCAGCCCGACTGGCCACCGATGGCGGCAGTGGATGCCGATGTCCGCTTCGAAGCGGATGGTTTCACCATCGCCGGCAAGGGGCGTCTTGCTGGCGTGCCGGTCGCCATGTTCAAGGCCGGCATCCCGCGTTTCGGGCGCGCGGAATTGAGCGTGGATGCGGAGGCCGTCGGTAACGCCAAGGACTTCCTGGCGATGCTGCGCCAGAGTCCGTTGCACAAGGACTATGGCGAGACGCTGGACAACCTGCAGGTGGCGGGGCCTGCCAGCGCCGACTTCCATATGTTGTTGCCGTTCCATCACGATGCCGGCGCGCAGATGCACATGCACGGCAAGGTCGACCTGGCCGGCGCCAGCATGCGCGAGGAGCGCTGGAAGCTGGCGTTCGACAACGTGCGCGGGCAGGCGCGATATGACAACGGCGGATTCAGTGCCGACGGCCTGCAAGTGCAGCATGACGGCGCCCCAGGCGTGCTCTCGTTGCGCGCAGGGCCGCATGTGCGCGATCCGAAGCAGGCGTTCGAGGCCGAATTGCAGGCCAACATCGGCATCGATGCCTTGCTCGACAAGGCCGGCAACCTGGGCTGGCTGAAGCCATACCTGGGCGGGCGCTCGGCATGGACGGTGGCAGTGGCGATTCCGCGCGGTGCGGCGCAAACCACGCCACCCACGCGCCTGCGATTGCGCTCGAACCTGGCGGGCACGGCGATCGACTTGCCGGAGCCGGTACGCAAGCCGGCGGCGCAGGCGATGGCGGCAACGGTGGACGTGGACCTGCCGATGGATCGCGGCGAAGTGTCGGTGGAACTTGGCAACCTGCTCTCGCTGCGCAGTCGCAGCAATGGGCAACAGACCGGTGTCCGCGTGCAACTGGGCGGCGACACCGCGGCTGCGCCACCAGCCAGCGGACTGACGGTCGGCGGGCGAGTTGATCGGCTGGATGCGCTGGACTGGATCGGCGTGGTATCCGGCGGACATGGCGATACGTCGCTGCCGCTGCGCCGGATCGAGGTCGATGCGAAGCGGCTGCGCCTGCTCGGTTCCGATTTCGCCGATGCCAGGCTGGTCCTTGCGCCCGCCGCGCGCGGCACTGCGGTACAGGTGCAGGGTGCGGGTATCGCCGGTTCGCTGCTGGTGCCCAACCAGGACGGCGCCACCGTCGCAGGCCGCTTCGATCGGTTGTATTGGAAGTTCCCGGCCACATCGCCTGCCAGCGCGCAGCCGCAGGTGGCGAATGCGGGTGCAGCCGCATTCGATCCGGCCAACATTCCGCCAATGCTGTTCGAAGTTGGCGAGTTGCGCATCGGCGATGCGGTGCTCGGCAGCGCGCGCTTCCGCAGCACCCCCATCGCCGGTGGCATGCGCATGGATGAATTTGCGTCGAATGGGGCCAAGCAGCGGTTGAATGCCAGTGGCACATGGATCGGCAGCGGCAACGCCTCGCGCACCCAGTTGCGATTGGACGTGGATAGCGACGCATTCGGTGCGCTGCTCAGCGGACTGGGCTTTGGCGGGCAACTTGCCGGTGGCAAGGGCCGGCTCGACATGGATGCGACCTGGCGCGGCGGCCCGGAAGCGTTCGATCCGGTCGCAATGGAGGCCAGCGTGGTGCTGGATGCGCGTGATGGCCGCCTGCTGGAAATCGAGCCCGGTGCTGGCCGCGTACTCGGCTTGCTTGGCGTTGCCCAGCTGCCGCGCCGGCTGACGCTGGATTTCCGCGACATCTTCGACAAGGGTTTCGCTTTCGACAGCATCAAGGGCGATGTGAAGTTGGCGCAGGGCGTGGCGCGCACCGACAACCTGGCGATCAAGGGGCCGGCCGCCGACATCAAGGTGCGGGGCAGCGCCGACCTGCGCACCCAGCGCTTCGACCAGACCGTGGACGTGCTGCCGAAATCCGGTGGACTGCTGACCGCGGTCGGCGCGATTGCTGGTGGACCCGTCGGTGCCGCAGTCGGCGCGGTCGCCAATGCGGTGCTGGACAAGCCGCTGCAGGGCCTTGGTGCGAAGACCTACCGCGTCACCGGGCCATGGAGTTCACCCAAGGTCGAAGTCACCACCCGCAACCCGGCGACGCGGGACACGCCCGCGGATCCGCCACCACAGGGTTGA
- the yjgA gene encoding ribosome biogenesis factor YjgA, translated as MRGRDDETGEFFSPSRSQQRRAALDVLELGEQLAALSAAQLAKLPIPDELMPHIRETQRITSYGARKRQLAFLAKQMRRQDDEALDAIRDAMSKDGDATRRETAAMHRVEALRDTLLGEDGDAAMTDLLAAHPDADRQKLRQLVRNVHEERKRNKPPRAFRELFRELRELMAQGEDASGDDADDSLDDGDEDHG; from the coding sequence ATGCGAGGACGTGACGACGAAACCGGTGAATTCTTCAGCCCCAGCCGCAGCCAGCAACGGCGCGCGGCCTTGGATGTGCTGGAACTGGGCGAACAATTGGCGGCACTGAGTGCGGCGCAGCTGGCGAAGCTGCCGATTCCGGACGAATTGATGCCGCATATCCGCGAGACCCAGCGCATCACTTCCTACGGCGCGCGCAAGCGGCAGCTGGCGTTCCTGGCCAAGCAGATGCGTCGCCAGGACGACGAAGCGCTGGACGCGATCCGCGATGCGATGAGCAAGGACGGCGACGCCACCCGCCGCGAGACCGCCGCGATGCACCGCGTCGAGGCGCTGCGCGACACCCTGTTGGGCGAGGACGGCGACGCGGCGATGACCGACCTGCTGGCCGCGCATCCGGACGCCGACCGCCAGAAGCTGCGCCAGCTGGTGCGCAACGTGCACGAGGAACGCAAGCGCAACAAACCGCCGCGCGCGTTCCGCGAGTTGTTCCGCGAGCTGCGCGAACTGATGGCGCAGGGCGAAGACGCATCGGGCGACGATGCAGACGACAGTCTCGACGACGGCGACGAAGACCACGGCTGA